Proteins found in one Acidobacteriota bacterium genomic segment:
- a CDS encoding helix-turn-helix domain-containing protein: protein MEDRWLSVSEIAAYLGIKQDTIYKWIPEKRMPAHRIGRLWKFRKDEIDSWVKSISSATSFHKGNRKNKKR from the coding sequence TTAGTGAGATTGCAGCTTATCTTGGCATTAAACAGGATACGATTTACAAGTGGATCCCTGAAAAGCGGATGCCTGCGCATCGAATAGGACGTTTATGGAAATTCCGTAAAGATGAGATAGATAGCTGGGTGAAATCTATCAGCTCAGCCACTAGCTTCCATAAAGGCAATAGGAAAAATAAGAAGAGATGA